Proteins from one Oscillatoria nigro-viridis PCC 7112 genomic window:
- a CDS encoding vWA domain-containing protein, protein MKVSLLPVLNDPNLDAAAPSTQRQLAISVSAMASSIDSSVPLNLCLILDHSGSMGGRPLETVKQAAGRLLDRLKPGDRFCAVAFDHKAKVLVPNQIVADPSSIKRQIEQLRPAGGTAIDEGIKLGIEELGKGKKEAISQAFLLTDGENEHGDDSRCLKLAKLAAEYNMTLNSLGFGDNWNQDILEKIADAGGGALAHIQRPEDAVDEFGKLFSRVQGVGLTNAYLLFSLMPKVRLAELKPIAQVAPDTIELPVQQEGDRFMVRLGDLMKDIERVVLANIYIGQLPEGTQAIGQLQIRYDDPSVGQGLLSDPVAVSANVLKVYQPAINPTVQQHILALAKYRQTQLAETRLQQGDRAGAATMLQTAAKTALQMGDKSAATVLQTSATRLQSGEQLSEADRKKTRIASKTILK, encoded by the coding sequence ATGAAAGTTAGTTTGCTCCCGGTTTTAAACGACCCTAACCTTGACGCTGCTGCGCCCTCGACGCAGCGCCAGCTAGCGATTTCAGTGTCTGCGATGGCAAGCTCGATCGACTCCAGCGTACCCTTAAACCTGTGCCTGATTCTCGACCACAGCGGTTCGATGGGCGGACGCCCCTTGGAAACCGTCAAACAAGCCGCCGGTCGGTTGCTGGACAGGTTGAAGCCCGGGGATCGCTTTTGCGCGGTGGCTTTCGACCACAAAGCCAAAGTCCTCGTCCCCAATCAAATTGTGGCAGACCCCAGTAGCATTAAACGGCAAATTGAGCAATTGCGCCCGGCCGGCGGCACAGCAATTGATGAGGGCATTAAGTTAGGTATTGAAGAGTTGGGCAAAGGCAAAAAAGAAGCTATATCTCAGGCGTTTCTGCTGACTGACGGCGAAAACGAACACGGCGACGACAGCCGTTGTTTGAAGTTGGCGAAACTGGCCGCCGAGTATAATATGACTTTAAATTCTCTGGGATTTGGCGATAACTGGAACCAGGATATTTTGGAAAAGATTGCTGATGCAGGCGGCGGTGCTCTGGCTCACATTCAGCGTCCTGAAGATGCGGTTGACGAGTTTGGTAAACTGTTTAGCCGCGTCCAAGGTGTAGGTTTGACTAATGCTTATTTGCTATTTTCCCTGATGCCAAAAGTGCGGTTAGCCGAACTCAAACCGATCGCCCAAGTTGCCCCGGATACGATCGAATTACCCGTACAGCAAGAGGGCGATCGGTTTATGGTGCGCCTGGGAGATTTAATGAAGGATATAGAGCGAGTAGTTTTGGCTAATATTTATATTGGACAGTTGCCCGAAGGTACACAGGCGATCGGGCAATTGCAAATTCGCTACGACGATCCGAGTGTCGGTCAAGGTTTGCTTTCCGATCCTGTTGCAGTTTCTGCTAATGTCCTGAAAGTTTATCAGCCGGCAATTAACCCGACGGTACAGCAGCACATTTTAGCTTTGGCTAAATACCGCCAAACTCAACTCGCAGAAACTAGATTGCAACAGGGCGATCGGGCCGGCGCGGCGACAATGCTGCAAACTGCTGCGAAAACTGCTCTGCAAATGGGCGATAAAAGTGCCGCAACTGTGCTCCAAACCTCTGCTACTCGCTTGCAGTCTGGCGAACAATTGAGTGAAGCCGATCGCAAGAAAACTCGGATTGCTTCTAAAACTATTTTGAAGTAA
- a CDS encoding ATP-dependent Clp protease proteolytic subunit, with protein sequence MNTPIKAVQSPYYGEGNSRTPPPDLPSLLLKERIVYLGMPLVPAVTELIIAELLFLQYEDPDKPIKIYINSTGTSGYSGEPVGFETEAFAICDTIKYIKPPVHTICLGSAMGMSAMLLAAGTKGFRASLPHASIVLHQPKAYTRGQASDIQIRAKEVLANKATMLEIFASCTGQPIEKITKDMDRLLYMTPHEAKEYGLIDRVLESSEELPKPLPAGVI encoded by the coding sequence ATGAACACACCAATTAAAGCTGTGCAATCGCCATACTACGGGGAAGGGAACTCTCGGACGCCACCTCCCGATTTGCCATCCCTGTTGCTGAAGGAGCGGATCGTTTATCTGGGGATGCCTCTGGTGCCTGCGGTAACAGAACTGATTATCGCTGAACTGTTGTTCTTGCAGTACGAAGACCCGGATAAGCCGATCAAAATCTACATCAACTCGACCGGCACTTCTGGTTACAGTGGCGAACCCGTCGGCTTTGAAACAGAAGCCTTCGCTATCTGCGATACGATCAAGTACATTAAGCCGCCCGTACACACTATTTGCCTCGGTTCGGCAATGGGGATGTCTGCCATGCTTTTAGCGGCTGGTACAAAAGGCTTTCGGGCGAGTTTGCCCCACGCTTCGATTGTTTTGCACCAACCCAAGGCTTACACGCGGGGTCAAGCAAGCGACATTCAAATTCGGGCTAAGGAAGTGCTGGCAAATAAAGCGACGATGCTTGAGATTTTTGCAAGCTGTACTGGCCAACCGATCGAAAAGATTACTAAAGATATGGATCGGTTGCTGTACATGACGCCCCATGAAGCTAAAGAATACGGTTTGATCGATCGCGTTCTTGAAAGTTCGGAAGAATTACCGAAACCGCTGCCTGCAGGAGTCATCTAA
- a CDS encoding ATP-dependent Clp protease proteolytic subunit has protein sequence MPIGVPKVPYKMPGGYDTQWINIYDRLYRERIIFLGRDIDDEIANQIIAVMLYLDSEDSGKDIILYINSPGGMVSAGMAIFDTMQHIKSDVVTICVGLAASMGSFLLAAGAKGKRLALPHSRIMIHQPSGGTRGQATDIQIEAKEILRLRHELNNIYAKNTGKPIEKIEKDMDRDYFMSAEEAREYGLIDRVIEERP, from the coding sequence ATGCCTATAGGTGTGCCAAAAGTTCCCTACAAAATGCCGGGTGGTTATGATACTCAGTGGATTAATATCTACGATCGCCTCTACCGGGAACGAATTATTTTCTTGGGCAGGGACATTGACGATGAAATTGCCAATCAAATCATCGCTGTGATGCTCTATCTCGATTCGGAAGATTCAGGTAAGGATATTATTTTGTACATCAATTCCCCAGGCGGAATGGTGTCGGCAGGCATGGCTATTTTTGATACCATGCAGCACATTAAATCGGACGTGGTGACGATTTGTGTGGGCTTGGCTGCTTCGATGGGTTCTTTCCTGTTAGCTGCCGGTGCGAAAGGAAAACGGTTAGCTTTGCCTCACTCGCGAATCATGATTCACCAGCCTTCTGGGGGCACGCGGGGACAAGCAACGGATATTCAGATTGAGGCGAAAGAGATTCTGCGGCTGCGCCACGAACTCAATAATATCTATGCTAAGAATACTGGCAAGCCGATCGAGAAAATCGAGAAGGACATGGATCGCGACTATTTCATGTCCGCTGAGGAAGCCAGGGAATACGGCTTGATTGACAGAGTAATCGAAGAGCGTCCGTAA
- a CDS encoding J domain-containing protein — protein MDIADYYRQLGLRSGASLSQVKTSYRQLARQYHPDVNPGNEQAKNKFIAITEAYKFLVKIAPPDVAESKVANSTVQPTPTPPDRGVKTQPQAVKVTRKETAVQSNADLSAAEQKLKQDAYVELQQLLKYQRFPRAIALIEGLAQRVPEDLEVRQWQAIAYQRWGRHLIGEKQVDKARIYLKKAVKTDPHNRALWAEVERDFRRLEEIY, from the coding sequence ATGGATATTGCAGATTATTACCGACAGTTAGGACTGAGGTCTGGTGCGAGTTTATCGCAAGTTAAGACCTCTTATCGGCAGTTAGCGAGACAGTATCACCCCGATGTGAATCCGGGAAACGAACAGGCTAAAAATAAGTTTATTGCTATTACTGAGGCTTATAAGTTCCTGGTGAAAATTGCCCCCCCCGATGTTGCGGAGTCGAAGGTTGCCAATTCAACTGTCCAGCCTACTCCGACACCGCCGGATCGGGGGGTGAAAACTCAACCGCAAGCAGTTAAGGTGACTCGAAAAGAGACTGCGGTTCAATCTAATGCGGATTTGTCGGCTGCGGAACAAAAGTTAAAGCAAGATGCTTATGTTGAGCTGCAGCAGTTGCTGAAATATCAGAGGTTCCCGCGGGCGATCGCCTTGATTGAGGGTTTGGCCCAGCGGGTTCCCGAAGATTTGGAGGTGCGTCAGTGGCAGGCGATCGCCTATCAGCGCTGGGGACGGCATTTGATCGGAGAAAAGCAGGTTGATAAGGCGAGAATATATTTGAAAAAGGCTGTGAAAACTGACCCTCACAATCGGGCTTTGTGGGCGGAAGTTGAGCGGGATTTTCGCCGGTTGGAAGAGATTTATTAA